A window of Macrotis lagotis isolate mMagLag1 chromosome X, bilby.v1.9.chrom.fasta, whole genome shotgun sequence contains these coding sequences:
- the ZSWIM4 gene encoding zinc finger SWIM domain-containing protein 4 produces MDPPAAKRSRGCPGGSEEREAGAGRGGRSRVETLLDLSAKRVAETWAFEQVEERFSRVPEPVQKRIVFWSFPRSEREICMYSSLGYQPPEGEHDSRVPFNRGLHLLQTGAVDRVLQVGFHLSGNVTEPAGPSEPERLYHVSISFDRCKITSVSCGCDNRDLFYCAHVVALSLHRIRHARQVELRLPISETLSQMNRDQLQKFVQYLISAHHTEVLPTAQRLADEILFLGSEINRVHGAPDPTAGAGIEDANCWHLDEEQIQEQVKQLLSNGGYYGASKQLQSMFNKVREMLRMRDSNGARMLILMTQQFLEDPRLALWRQQGAGMTDKCRQLWDELGALWVCVVLSPHCRPEERTGWLQQLKQWDELSVCPLEEGNYSFEGVAGPSLQSSSPPRPATTRHTVFGRALQAGELRWGDPHLQKILASDYYGPGLKTGGGSGGDKLSFDPQGRPLWLGEPFPTACARVDALRSHGYPREALRLACAVVHTLRLQRRHQLESYKQQKKELLQKGSTSITNVEGWVGHPLEPISCLCRAFLEACRVEDQGLGLYPDPTSEKRKSTYQHVMVPGNPGESYLALALEVALLGLGQQRAMPEGLYAQDKVVRSEEQLLALLDEVQLDERLVQGLRKQAALLLEGGPFSGFGEVLFRESVPMHTFARFLFTALLPHDPDLAYRLALRAMRLPVLETVLPTGDLLHHNPLDSMMTNRFPRWFILGHLETRQCELASTMLTAAKGDPKWLHTVLGSIQQNIHSPALLFKLAQDACKTATPANAPPDTTLLNISLELGLQVMRMTLNTVTWRRREMVRWLVSCATEIGAQALMNIMQNWYSLFTPIEATTIVAVTGTTHATLLRLHLDFARREELCGCARTLALQCAMKDPQNCALPALTLCEKNHAAFEAAYQIVLDAAAGGMGHSHLFTVARYMEHRGLPLRAYKLATLALTHLSIAFNQDSHPAVNDVLWACSLSHSLGRNELSAIVPLIIQSVQCAPMLADILHRWTLSSPGLGPLGGRRGAGTTKPLATDRAPLCQLLDAAVAAYVTTTHSRLTHISPRHYGEFIEFLGKARETFLLAPDGHLQFAQFLDNLKQTYKGKKKLMLLVRERFG; encoded by the exons ATGGACCCTCCGGCCGCCAAGCGGAGCCGGGGCTGCCCGGGGGGGTCGGAGGAGCGAGaggccggggccgggcggggcggcCGGAGCCGGGTGGAGACCCTGCTGGACCTCAGCGCCAAGCGAGTGGCCGAAACCTGGGCCTTCGAGCAG GTGGAAGAGCGGTTCTCCCGTGTGCCTGAGCCTGTGCAGAAGCGGATCGTTTTCTGGTCTTTCCCACGAAGTGAGAGGGAGATATGTATGTACTCTTCCCTCGGCTACCAGCCCCCCGAAGGCGAGCATGACTCTCGAGTGCCCTTTAATCGTGGGCTGCATCTCCTGCAGACTGGAGCTGTGGACAGAGTACTGCAAGTGG GCTTCCACCTGAGTGGGAATGTGACGGAACCCGCAGGCCCTAGCGAGCCAGAACGTCTCTACCACGTGTCCATCAGCTTTGACAGATGCAAGATCACCTCAGTAAGCTGTGGCTGTGACAACCGTGACCTCTTCTACTGTGCCCATGTGGTGGCGTTGTCTTTGCATCGCATCCGCCATGCCCGTCAGGTGGAGCTCCGGCTGCCCATTTCCGAGACGTTGTCCCAGATGAACAGAGACCAACTGCAGAAGTTTGTCCAGTATTTGATCAGTGCCCACCACACTGAGGTGCTGCCTACTGCCCAGCGCTTAGCAGATGAGATCCTCTTCTTGGGGTCTGAGATCAACCGTGTACATG GTGCCCCTGACCCCACAGCCGGGGCCGGCATTGAAGATGCCAACTGCTGGCACTTGGATGAGGAGCAGATCCAGGAGCAGGTCAAGCAACTGCTCTCCAACGGTGGCTACTATGGTGCTAGCAAACAACTGCAGTCAATGTTCAATAAG GTTCGGGAGATGCTGCGGATGCGGGATTCCAATGGGGCCAGAATGCTCATCCTCATGACGCAGCAGTTCCTCGAGGACCCTCGCCTAGCCCTTTGGCGGCAGCAGGGTGCGGGCATGACAGACAAATGCCGGCAGTTATGGGATGAGTTGG GAGCCCTCTGGGTGTGTGTGGTGCTGAGCCCCCATTGCCGACCCGAAGAACGGACTGGCTGGCTTCAGCAGCTGAAGCAGTGGGACGAGCTGAGTGTCTGCCCATTGGAAGAAGGCAACTATTCCTTTGAGGGGGTTGCTGGGCCATCCCTGCAGTCCAGTTCTCCCCCCAGACCAG CAACCACTCGCCACACAGTTTTCGGCCGTGCCCTGCAAGCAGGGGAACTGCGCTGGGGGGATCCTCATCTCCAGAAGATTCTGGCCAGTGACTACTATGGACCAGGCCTCAAGACTGGTGGTGGCAGTGGGGGTGACAAGCTGAGCTTTGACCCCCAGGGCCGCCCACTCTGGCTGGGAGAGCCCTTCCCCACTGCCTGTGCTCGAGTGGACGCCTTGCGCTCCCACGGCTATCCCCGGGAGGCCCTGCGCCTGGCATGTGCGGTGGTCCACACCTTGAGGCTCCAGCGGCGCCATCAGCTCGAGAGCTATAAGCAGCAGAAGAAAG AGCTGCTCCAGAAAGGCTCCACCAGTATCACCAATGTGGAGGGCTGGGTGGGTCACCCACTTGAGCCCATCAGCTGCCTTTGCAGGGCCTTCCTGGAGGCCTGTCGTGTGGAGGACCAGGGTCTTGGCCTCTATCCAG ACCCGACCTCTGAGAAGCGGAAGTCCACTTACCAGCATGTGATGGTTCCTGGCAACCCTGGGGAATCCTACTTAGCCCTGGCCCTGGAGGTGGCACTGTTGGGCCTTGGGCAGCAGCGGGCTATGCCTGAGGGACTTTACGCTCAGGATAAAGTTGTACGCAGTGAGGAGCAGCTCCTGGCCCTCCTGGATGAAGTACAACTGGACGAGAGGCTGGTGCAGGGGCTGCGCAAGCAAGCAGCCTTGCTACTGGAGG GGGGACCCTTCAGTGGCTTTGGGGAGGTGTTGTTCCGAGAGAGCGTACCTATGCACACCTTCGCCCGCTTCCTCTTCACGGCCCTGCTGCCCCATGACCCGGACCTGGCTTACCGCCTGGCTCTCCGGGCTATGAG GCTTCCTGTGCTCGAGACAGTGCTGCCTACTGGAGACCTTCTCCACCACAACCCCCTGGACTCTATGATGACCAACCGCTTTCCCCGCTGGTTCATCCTTGGCCACCTGGAGACACGCCAGTGTGAGCTGGCCTCTACCATGCTGACAGCCGCTAAAG GGGACCCCAAGTGGCTACACACAGTTCTAGGCTCCATCCAACAAAACATCCACTCTCCGGCCCTGCTCTTCAAACTGGCCCAGGATGCCTGCAAGACAGCCACACCAGCTAACGCGCCCCCAGACACCACCTTGCTCAACATCTCCCTGGAACTGGGGCTGCAG GTGATGCGGATGACTCTGAACACTGTGACATGGCGCCGCAGAGAGATGGTGCGCTGGCTTGTCAGCTGTGCCACAGAGATTG GTGCCCAGGCCCTAATGAATATCATGCAGAACTGGTACTCCCTCTTCACACCCATTGAGGCCACCACTATTGTAGCTGTGACAGGCACCACCCACGCCACCCTTCTGCGCCTGCACCTGGACTTTGCCCGTCGAGAGGAGCTCTGTGGCTGTGCCAGGACCCTGGCCCTTCAGTGTGCCATGAAGGACCCCCAGAATTGTGCCCTACCCGCCCTGACTCTCTGCGAGAAGAACCATGCCGCCTTTGAGGCCGCCTATCAGATAGTACTTGATGCGGCGGCAGGTGGCATGGGTCACTCCCATCTCTTCACCGTAGCCCGCTACATGGAGCACCGAGGTCTTCCACTAAGGGCCTACAAGCTGGCCACGTTGGCCCTGACCCACCTGAGCATTGCCTTCAACCAGGACAGCCACCCAGCTGTCAACGATGTGCTGTGGGCCTGCTCACTGAGCCACTCCCTGGGCCGGAATGAGCTATCGGCCATCGTCCCGTTAATCATCCAGAGTGTGCAGTGTGCGCCGATGCTTGCGGACATCCTGCACCGCTGGACCCTGAGCTCTCCCGGCCTCGGTCCTCTGGGTGGCCGCCGAGGTGCAGGCACCACCAAACCCCTGGCCACAGACCGGGCCCCTCTCTGTCAGTTGCTTGATGCAGCTGTGGCAGCCTATGTCACCACCACCCACTCCCGACTGACGCACATCAGCCCCCGACATTATGGCGAGTTCATCGAGTTCCTGGGCAAAGCCCGGGAGACCTTCCTGTTGGCTCCCGATGGCCACTTGCAGTTTGCCCAATTCCTTGACAACCTCAAACAGAcctacaaagggaaaaaaaagcttatGCTTCTGGTCCGGGAGCGCTTTGGCTGA